The Leptotrichia hongkongensis DNA segment CAAATATATTAATTTACGATAAGCAAAAGAAAAAAATAGTATTGAACGAACCATCTGTGGTTGCAAAAGATAGAAAAACTGGAAAATTAATTGCAGTTGGAAGAGAAGCTAGAGAAATGTTAGGAAAAACTCCTGACAGCATCGAAGCTATCAAGCCTTTACAAGATGGAGTTATTGCAGATATTGACTCAACAAAGGAAATGATTACATATTTTATTCATAAGATTTATGGAAATTCATTGTTCAAGCCAGAAGTAATGATTTGTGTACCAATTGAAGTTACAAGTGTAGAAAGAAAAGCCTTGTTTGATGCAGTAAAAGGTGCTAAAAAAATATATATTATTGAAGAAGGAAGAGCCGCTATCATTGGTTCAGGCGTAAATATTTCACAACCTGAAGGAAGCATGGTAATTGATATAGGTGGAGGTTCTACTGATATTGCAATTCTTTCACTTGATGAAATTATCGCAAGTAAATCAATCAGAATCGCTGGAAACAGATTTGATGAAGATATCGTGAGATATG contains these protein-coding regions:
- a CDS encoding rod shape-determining protein; the protein is MGVFDFVKIFRVNKSISIDLGTANILIYDKQKKKIVLNEPSVVAKDRKTGKLIAVGREAREMLGKTPDSIEAIKPLQDGVIADIDSTKEMITYFIHKIYGNSLFKPEVMICVPIEVTSVERKALFDAVKGAKKIYIIEEGRAAIIGSGVNISQPEGSMVIDIGGGSTDIAILSLDEIIASKSIRIAGNRFDEDIVRYVKRKYNLLIGDRTAEKIKKEMATALKVQSPEVMEIKGRDLESGIPNTVEINANEIYEAIEDSLFQIVNSTKEVLEKCPPELAADILDNGIVMTGGGSLIKNFIDMMEKEVGIKVFLSPNPLDSVVLGGGAAFDNKKLLRTLQMREN